The proteins below are encoded in one region of Paenibacillus albus:
- a CDS encoding ankyrin repeat domain-containing protein, with the protein MNRIEEFFNEITNGDLNKMKLLVENGVDINEKDANGQTALMVAVMNNNPEVVKYLLENNADVDAYGIHTEDRNPINYASANGLLEVVKVLLEYKPNMKLLNIYGGTPLIPACEQGYYEVAKILLEKTDVAVNHINELGYTALYEVTFHPNRGETYTDITNLLIKHGADINIKDKNGKTPLEIARKNGLTSIVDILERTK; encoded by the coding sequence ATGAACAGGATCGAAGAATTTTTTAATGAAATAACAAATGGTGATTTAAACAAAATGAAATTATTAGTTGAAAATGGTGTTGATATTAATGAAAAAGATGCAAACGGGCAGACGGCACTCATGGTTGCAGTTATGAATAATAACCCAGAAGTAGTGAAATATTTGCTTGAAAATAATGCTGATGTAGATGCTTATGGTATTCATACTGAAGACAGAAATCCTATAAATTATGCTTCTGCGAACGGCTTACTTGAGGTTGTTAAAGTATTGCTTGAATATAAACCAAATATGAAGCTTCTAAATATTTATGGCGGAACTCCATTAATCCCTGCTTGCGAACAAGGATATTATGAAGTGGCAAAGATCCTGTTAGAAAAAACGGATGTAGCAGTTAACCATATTAATGAATTGGGATATACCGCTCTGTATGAAGTAACATTTCACCCTAATAGAGGGGAAACTTATACAGATATAACTAATTTGCTTATTAAACATGGTGCGGACATTAATATTAAAGATAAAAACGGGAAAACCCCTTTGGAAATAGCGAGAAAAAATGGCTTAACCAGCATCGTTGATATTCTAGAGAGAACGAAATAA
- a CDS encoding TlpA family protein disulfide reductase has product MNRKKWSLVALTLLSLLLLLSACGNTKSDSTAASNAVSVSVKNKGSAAPKFDLMDLDGNRVTLASLAGQKVYVKYWASWCPICLAGMDELNTLAGQKNDFKVITIVSPNYNGEQSTSDFTEWFKGLQAENTGKNIHVLLDPDGKWAKKFGIRGYPTSLYIGSDGVLVKTAPGQNTNDVIINTFKQIS; this is encoded by the coding sequence ATGAATCGTAAAAAATGGTCGTTGGTTGCCTTGACCCTACTCTCTCTTTTGCTGCTTCTATCCGCTTGCGGCAATACGAAATCTGACTCAACAGCCGCCTCAAACGCGGTGAGCGTTAGCGTGAAGAACAAAGGCTCGGCGGCGCCGAAATTCGATCTAATGGATTTGGATGGAAACAGAGTCACATTGGCCAGTCTCGCCGGTCAGAAGGTGTATGTGAAGTATTGGGCTTCATGGTGTCCGATTTGCTTGGCGGGCATGGACGAGTTGAACACATTAGCTGGTCAGAAGAATGATTTTAAAGTCATTACTATCGTCAGTCCGAATTATAACGGAGAGCAGTCCACGAGTGATTTTACGGAGTGGTTCAAAGGGCTGCAAGCTGAGAATACGGGCAAAAACATTCACGTGCTGCTCGACCCTGACGGAAAATGGGCCAAGAAATTCGGTATTCGAGGCTATCCTACCTCCCTTTACATCGGCTCAGACGGCGTTCTGGTCAAGACGGCTCCGGGGCAAAATACCAATGATGTCATCATCAATACGTTCAAGCAAATCTCATAG
- a CDS encoding 2Fe-2S iron-sulfur cluster-binding protein gives MPYIQIEGKGSFEVAEGTKLVLALEDNGVDILHRCGGNAKCTTCRVEVDGDAGPVGEAEAALLQAKGIEESNIRLSCQIRVHNDLTVKPVMTVSSSGLERGNRPQD, from the coding sequence ATGCCATACATTCAAATTGAAGGAAAAGGCTCCTTTGAAGTTGCAGAAGGTACTAAACTCGTGCTTGCTTTGGAGGATAACGGGGTAGACATATTGCACCGCTGCGGCGGCAATGCCAAATGCACGACGTGCCGGGTCGAAGTGGATGGAGACGCCGGTCCGGTTGGTGAAGCGGAGGCTGCTCTTCTGCAGGCCAAAGGCATCGAGGAATCGAACATCCGTTTATCGTGCCAGATTCGAGTACATAACGATCTTACTGTAAAACCGGTAATGACGGTATCGTCATCCGGCCTGGAGCGAGGCAATCGGCCGCAAGACTAA
- a CDS encoding cytochrome c biogenesis CcdA family protein, producing the protein MLTSHVFIGSVFLAGILSFFSPCILPMLPVYLAHLGGAAPGNETHSVQWGKLKLHPSLIGNTLFFTFGISFVFVLLGFGAGSLGSVINTTWFIDVCGIIVIIFGLLQMGIVNLFFMQREKKLTVAWRGKMGFAAAFLLGFTFSFGWTPCIGPILAAVLSLAATQGSALSGGGYMFVYALGLAIPFLILSLFSDMLIGRLRSFNKHLPKLKFVSGILLIVMGVLLMTNKLNMITAWFS; encoded by the coding sequence GTGTTGACTTCGCATGTGTTCATAGGGAGCGTGTTTCTCGCTGGGATCCTTTCCTTCTTCTCCCCTTGCATATTGCCAATGTTACCCGTGTATCTAGCCCATCTCGGCGGTGCTGCTCCCGGTAACGAAACCCATTCGGTTCAATGGGGCAAGCTGAAGCTTCACCCCTCGCTGATAGGAAATACATTGTTTTTTACGTTCGGGATCTCCTTCGTATTCGTGCTGCTCGGATTCGGAGCAGGCAGTCTTGGAAGTGTGATAAACACCACTTGGTTCATCGATGTCTGCGGGATTATCGTCATTATATTTGGGCTTTTACAAATGGGAATCGTCAACCTGTTCTTCATGCAGCGTGAGAAGAAGCTCACCGTCGCATGGAGAGGGAAAATGGGTTTTGCTGCGGCTTTTCTACTCGGCTTTACGTTCAGCTTCGGTTGGACGCCATGTATCGGCCCTATCCTCGCCGCCGTTCTCAGTCTAGCAGCCACTCAAGGGTCAGCTCTGAGCGGTGGAGGATACATGTTCGTGTACGCGCTCGGTTTAGCGATTCCATTTCTGATCCTGTCTCTCTTCTCGGACATGTTGATCGGTCGGCTTCGATCCTTTAATAAGCATTTGCCCAAGTTGAAATTCGTTTCCGGCATACTGCTTATCGTGATGGGTGTACTGCTTATGACGAACAAGCTCAATATGATTACAGCGTGGTTTAGTTAA
- a CDS encoding SDR family oxidoreductase, with amino-acid sequence MKALFIGGTGTISSAITKQLSEAGCELYLLNRGNRNESLPANVKILQADINDEEAVSQLIHRLNFDVVADFIAFHPAQLERDFRLFHGKTKQFIFISSASAYQKPLSDYRITESTPLSNPYWEYSRNKIACEEYLMKKYREEGFPITIVRPSHTYDERSIPLGVHGKNGSWQVAQRMLANKPVIIHGDGTSLWTMTHNRDFAKGFIGLMGNIHAIGESVHITSDETVTWNQVYEAIADALGVKLQAVHVSSEFLAACSKQDYRGGLIGDKANSVVFDNSKLKRLVPGFVATTRFDQGIKHTVDYILAHPEHQKEDIEFDQWCDKVINALQVAAASISE; translated from the coding sequence ATGAAGGCGTTGTTTATTGGAGGTACGGGAACGATTAGTTCGGCAATCACCAAACAGTTATCAGAAGCAGGGTGTGAACTATATCTCCTTAATCGAGGAAATCGAAATGAGAGCCTCCCAGCTAATGTGAAAATCCTTCAAGCAGATATTAACGACGAGGAAGCAGTATCGCAGCTTATCCATCGCTTGAACTTTGATGTCGTAGCGGATTTTATCGCTTTTCATCCCGCGCAATTGGAAAGAGACTTCCGTTTGTTCCACGGTAAAACGAAGCAGTTTATTTTTATTAGTTCCGCTTCTGCTTACCAAAAACCTCTATCGGATTATCGCATTACAGAAAGCACGCCGCTTTCTAATCCGTATTGGGAATATTCCAGAAACAAGATCGCCTGCGAAGAATACTTGATGAAGAAATATCGTGAAGAAGGCTTCCCCATCACAATTGTAAGACCTAGTCACACCTATGATGAGCGTTCCATACCGCTTGGCGTGCATGGGAAGAATGGAAGCTGGCAGGTAGCACAACGTATGTTGGCAAACAAACCTGTGATTATTCATGGAGACGGGACTTCCCTTTGGACGATGACTCATAATCGCGATTTTGCAAAAGGGTTCATCGGTTTGATGGGCAATATTCATGCAATCGGGGAGTCGGTTCACATTACTTCCGATGAAACCGTCACTTGGAATCAAGTTTACGAGGCGATAGCCGATGCTCTTGGGGTAAAGCTTCAAGCAGTTCATGTTTCATCTGAGTTTCTCGCCGCTTGCAGCAAACAGGATTATCGAGGTGGGCTGATTGGAGATAAGGCGAATTCCGTTGTATTCGATAATTCTAAGCTGAAGAGACTTGTTCCGGGATTTGTAGCAACAACTCGCTTTGATCAAGGGATTAAGCATACTGTGGATTATATACTAGCCCATCCCGAGCATCAGAAAGAAGATATTGAATTTGATCAGTGGTGCGATAAGGTGATTAATGCATTGCAGGTGGCTGCAGCATCCATTTCAGAGTAG
- the msrA gene encoding peptide-methionine (S)-S-oxide reductase MsrA, protein MQTATFAGGCFWCMVTPFEELPGIKGIVSGYTGGSEANPTYEEVKSGATGHLEAVQITFDPELFPYERLLELYWQQIDPTDEFGQFHDRGTQYSTAIFYHDEQQLELALQSKQALESSGRFDKPIVTKILPAATFYLAEDYHQDYHKKNPKYYKEDREKSGRDQFISDNWNQ, encoded by the coding sequence ATGCAAACCGCAACCTTTGCAGGCGGGTGTTTCTGGTGTATGGTTACACCATTCGAAGAATTGCCGGGGATCAAGGGTATCGTATCAGGGTACACCGGAGGCTCAGAGGCAAATCCTACGTATGAAGAGGTTAAATCAGGCGCAACGGGGCATCTTGAAGCCGTTCAGATTACATTTGACCCAGAGCTATTCCCATATGAGAGATTACTTGAACTTTATTGGCAGCAGATTGACCCAACCGATGAATTTGGACAATTCCATGATCGCGGGACACAATATTCAACTGCTATATTCTACCATGACGAGCAACAGTTAGAGTTGGCGCTTCAATCCAAACAAGCTTTGGAATCAAGCGGACGGTTTGACAAACCAATTGTAACGAAAATTTTACCTGCTGCTACATTCTATTTAGCCGAGGATTATCATCAAGACTATCATAAGAAGAACCCTAAATATTATAAAGAAGACCGTGAAAAGTCTGGTCGTGATCAGTTTATTAGCGACAATTGGAACCAATAA
- a CDS encoding peptidoglycan D,D-transpeptidase FtsI family protein: MKSKKEDPRSQEIRKRNAFSLRLNIFFGMTFIVFSILIVRLAVLQFVDAPKFKAQLNDNSTRPVKIPPIRGNILDSQGKQLAYSTSTQSLYYTIQPGLNDADADKLAQKLFDIFAKYGKPSQTISIKEIRKRMDLGHIQNTYAVPRRIKMGLTNEEIAYFSENREQYPGFDIVEESVRNYDKDDVAVQLIGYLKKYRGVRESMTKYKGIADEEDVKQQYLDDEDVGVDGLEYMYQDLLRGQNGLKEYPVNAKELIIGPPQLTAPIKGDNLYLTIDKRVQMLTQQAIMDHLAFMKTAPGFYADGADATTGYAVAMEVKTGKVVAMASMPDYDPSVWEGGSISPEDLEKTAYFQANGTIRQAYPPYADAKERNRHPSSMVPLGSTQKPLSVLIGLNEHLFTTHEVYNDTGVFTFGKSNPPVAIHDSQGHAYGPLDAAGAIAHSSNTFMAAMVGNRLYQKYKGVKGVDVWDNYVKQFGLGVTTESGLLGESKGVIDYYHEAETASSQSALIRASFGQQAKYTTLQLAQYAVVLGSKGKRMQPQFVGKVLDQNGKTVQSFMPKVLNTVSFPKEYWDEVYNGMSRVSVQGFDGFKYNFLRKTGTSEQDVGDRKKVENSVFIALAPAENPVLAVAVVVPDGGFGAFGAAPIARKIFDAYDEYIGLDGTPHPKPTNTADGTAGTGTKTSGTAASGRTAGH, from the coding sequence ATGAAATCGAAAAAAGAAGACCCGAGAAGCCAAGAAATCCGCAAACGAAATGCGTTTTCACTGCGTTTGAATATTTTTTTCGGAATGACGTTTATCGTATTCAGCATATTGATCGTACGGCTTGCAGTTTTGCAGTTCGTCGACGCCCCGAAGTTTAAGGCGCAATTGAACGATAACAGCACGAGGCCGGTGAAAATACCGCCGATCCGCGGCAATATCTTGGATTCTCAGGGTAAGCAGCTGGCGTATTCGACTTCAACACAATCGCTGTATTACACCATCCAGCCGGGCTTGAATGATGCGGACGCGGACAAGTTGGCGCAGAAACTGTTCGATATTTTCGCCAAATACGGCAAGCCGAGCCAGACAATTAGTATAAAAGAAATCAGGAAGCGTATGGACCTTGGGCATATTCAAAATACGTATGCGGTCCCGCGCCGGATCAAGATGGGCCTCACCAACGAGGAGATCGCCTATTTCTCTGAGAACCGCGAGCAGTACCCAGGCTTCGATATCGTGGAGGAGAGCGTCCGCAACTACGACAAGGACGATGTCGCGGTGCAGCTTATAGGCTATCTGAAGAAATACCGCGGCGTTCGGGAATCGATGACCAAATATAAGGGCATTGCGGATGAGGAAGACGTAAAACAGCAATATTTGGACGACGAGGATGTCGGGGTCGACGGGCTTGAATATATGTACCAGGACTTGCTTCGCGGTCAGAACGGGCTGAAGGAATATCCCGTCAACGCGAAAGAGCTGATTATCGGTCCGCCTCAGCTCACTGCGCCTATCAAAGGGGACAATCTGTACCTGACCATCGACAAGCGTGTGCAAATGCTAACGCAGCAGGCCATTATGGACCATCTCGCCTTTATGAAGACGGCTCCGGGCTTCTATGCAGACGGCGCGGATGCGACGACGGGCTATGCCGTTGCCATGGAAGTGAAGACAGGCAAGGTTGTCGCTATGGCCAGCATGCCGGATTACGATCCGAGCGTCTGGGAAGGAGGCTCGATCAGCCCGGAGGACTTGGAGAAAACGGCGTATTTTCAAGCAAACGGCACCATTCGCCAGGCCTATCCGCCGTATGCAGACGCGAAAGAGCGCAATCGCCATCCTTCGTCGATGGTGCCGCTCGGCTCCACGCAGAAGCCGCTTTCCGTGCTTATCGGCTTGAACGAGCATTTATTCACGACCCATGAAGTGTACAATGACACGGGAGTATTCACCTTCGGCAAATCGAATCCTCCGGTCGCGATCCATGACTCGCAAGGCCATGCGTATGGCCCACTCGACGCCGCAGGCGCAATCGCGCATTCATCCAATACGTTCATGGCTGCGATGGTTGGGAACAGGCTGTATCAGAAGTACAAGGGCGTCAAAGGCGTTGACGTGTGGGACAATTATGTCAAGCAGTTTGGACTCGGCGTAACTACCGAAAGCGGGCTGCTTGGCGAGAGCAAAGGCGTAATCGATTACTATCATGAAGCCGAAACTGCGAGCTCGCAGTCGGCGCTCATCCGAGCGTCCTTCGGGCAGCAGGCCAAATATACGACGCTCCAGCTGGCGCAATACGCGGTGGTGCTGGGCAGTAAGGGCAAGCGGATGCAGCCGCAATTCGTGGGCAAAGTCTTGGATCAGAACGGGAAAACGGTGCAGAGTTTCATGCCGAAAGTATTAAATACCGTGTCGTTCCCGAAAGAATACTGGGACGAGGTGTACAACGGCATGAGCAGAGTTAGCGTGCAGGGCTTCGATGGCTTCAAGTACAACTTCCTGCGCAAAACCGGTACGTCCGAGCAAGACGTTGGTGACCGGAAGAAGGTCGAGAACTCCGTGTTTATAGCTTTGGCCCCTGCGGAAAATCCCGTTCTCGCCGTAGCGGTCGTCGTGCCGGATGGCGGATTCGGCGCTTTCGGCGCAGCTCCGATTGCGCGGAAAATTTTCGACGCATACGACGAGTACATCGGCTTGGACGGTACGCCGCATCCGAAGCCGACCAATACAGCTGACGGAACTGCTGGGACTGGCACGAAGACAAGCGGCACGGCAGCAAGTGGGAGAACAGCAGGACACTAG
- a CDS encoding phytanoyl-CoA dioxygenase family protein, translating to MTTIILKEKREQLLTQGYCIVPNILDPSMLHKIRQVTEELLAQQSAEDMKRQRSTGSMISISVDPVFAELIAWPKALDGLTSLGYADPKFTSGYVISKPAQSPRLFWHYDYACWDDPHGFGDVPQQLFLMYYLVDTTPENGCLRVIPGSHIQDNPLHALLEEAHSKQLAEASNLELPAFSNRPDEINVEVKAGDLVIGDSRLLHASHSNDSNERRTVITLWFHPDMQALAEPVQGFIAGMSTEVPEDWPQSAKDMIAPLMAQYDGDVEPLKWNRHRPARNC from the coding sequence GTGACAACAATTATATTGAAGGAGAAACGTGAACAATTACTCACACAAGGATATTGTATTGTCCCCAATATACTCGATCCTTCTATGCTTCATAAAATCCGCCAAGTAACCGAAGAATTGCTTGCTCAACAATCAGCGGAGGATATGAAACGACAGCGTTCGACGGGTAGTATGATAAGCATTAGTGTGGATCCTGTTTTCGCAGAATTAATTGCCTGGCCGAAAGCTTTAGATGGACTGACGTCTCTCGGGTATGCCGACCCCAAATTTACAAGCGGCTATGTGATCAGTAAACCGGCTCAAAGTCCCCGATTATTCTGGCATTATGACTATGCATGTTGGGATGATCCACACGGGTTCGGCGATGTGCCCCAGCAATTATTTCTTATGTATTATCTAGTTGATACAACACCAGAAAACGGTTGTTTGCGTGTCATCCCTGGCTCGCATATTCAAGACAATCCGCTGCATGCTCTGCTGGAAGAAGCTCATTCGAAACAATTGGCTGAAGCATCTAATTTGGAGCTGCCAGCTTTCTCAAATCGACCTGATGAAATAAATGTGGAAGTAAAAGCAGGTGATTTGGTCATCGGAGATTCCAGACTTTTGCATGCCTCACACTCCAATGACTCGAATGAACGCAGAACTGTAATTACGTTATGGTTCCATCCAGATATGCAAGCTTTAGCTGAGCCCGTTCAGGGATTTATTGCAGGGATGTCGACTGAAGTTCCTGAGGATTGGCCTCAATCTGCAAAAGACATGATCGCACCGTTAATGGCACAATACGATGGGGATGTAGAACCGCTGAAGTGGAATCGTCATCGTCCCGCAAGAAATTGTTGA
- the msrB gene encoding peptide-methionine (R)-S-oxide reductase MsrB gives MKRLVTAASVLLLLFMTACGSRMISNDSSSTDSAVVTAAATDVSGPTTTRSPNPNDKVDYSNSHLQTIYLAGGCFWGLEFFVSRIYGVQDVTVGYANGTGTNPTYEDVVRGDRGFAETAEVKYDPDRVSLTDLLTDFFKVINPISVNKQGNDVGINYRTGIYYKQASDLPVINAVVAKEQLKYTKKIVTEVLPLTNYYLAEEYHQNYLEKNPDGYCPIDLSVLDQPVKVDPSLYSRPSDAQLKQKLTDIQYKVAVLNDTETAYSNDYWNTFDPGIYVDVTTGEPMFSSRDKYDAGCGWPSFTKPIDPAVVTYHEDKSYNMVRTEVRSRVGNIHLGHVFDDGPKDSTGKRYCINSASIRFVPLDDMQKEGYGYLRSVVE, from the coding sequence TTGAAAAGATTAGTAACTGCAGCATCTGTGCTGCTGCTGCTTTTTATGACAGCCTGCGGAAGCCGGATGATCTCCAATGACAGCTCCAGTACGGATTCAGCGGTGGTGACAGCAGCTGCCACTGATGTATCTGGGCCAACGACTACGCGTTCGCCTAATCCAAACGATAAGGTGGACTACTCGAACAGTCATTTGCAAACGATTTATTTGGCCGGGGGCTGCTTCTGGGGACTTGAGTTTTTTGTTTCGCGTATTTACGGCGTACAGGATGTAACTGTCGGCTATGCTAACGGAACGGGAACCAACCCGACTTATGAAGATGTCGTTCGCGGAGACCGCGGATTCGCCGAAACAGCCGAGGTGAAGTATGACCCCGACCGGGTATCGTTGACTGATCTGCTGACCGATTTCTTTAAAGTCATTAATCCGATCAGCGTAAATAAGCAAGGGAACGATGTTGGTATTAATTACAGAACGGGGATCTATTATAAGCAGGCCAGTGATCTTCCCGTCATTAACGCAGTTGTAGCGAAGGAACAGCTGAAATATACGAAAAAAATCGTAACCGAAGTGCTGCCATTAACGAATTACTACTTAGCGGAAGAGTACCATCAGAATTATCTAGAGAAAAATCCGGATGGCTACTGCCCAATCGATCTTTCGGTGCTAGACCAGCCGGTTAAAGTCGATCCCTCTCTATATTCCCGCCCGAGCGACGCGCAGCTGAAGCAAAAGTTAACGGATATTCAGTACAAGGTAGCCGTCCTTAACGATACGGAGACAGCTTACTCCAACGACTATTGGAACACCTTCGACCCTGGTATCTACGTCGATGTGACGACAGGAGAGCCGATGTTCTCCAGTCGCGACAAATACGATGCGGGCTGCGGTTGGCCTAGCTTCACGAAACCGATCGATCCGGCTGTCGTGACATACCACGAAGATAAGAGTTACAATATGGTTCGTACGGAAGTGAGGAGCCGAGTAGGCAACATCCATCTAGGCCATGTATTCGACGATGGTCCGAAGGATTCTACCGGGAAACGTTATTGTATCAATAGCGCTTCCATTCGATTTGTACCGCTAGACGATATGCAAAAGGAAGGCTATGGCTACCTCCGTTCTGTCGTCGAATAA
- a CDS encoding response regulator: MYTLLIVEDEELVRNGIKRLLPFEEFNITEVIEADNGEEGLRLFLSRSPDIVLLDINIPKMNGLEFARKAKELKPAVKIAVITGYDYYEYAVTALKIGIDDYVLKPVSKTDVYEVLRKLVEKLQNEQQLLELQQLVNEYKTTQQLPEESGYKPAIT, translated from the coding sequence ATGTATACGCTGCTGATTGTCGAAGACGAAGAGTTAGTCAGGAACGGCATCAAACGGCTGCTGCCTTTTGAGGAATTTAATATAACCGAGGTTATCGAGGCGGACAACGGCGAGGAAGGGCTTAGGCTCTTCCTTTCTCGCAGTCCCGACATTGTGCTGCTGGATATTAATATCCCGAAGATGAACGGCTTAGAGTTCGCACGCAAAGCAAAAGAATTGAAGCCTGCCGTTAAGATCGCTGTCATTACCGGGTATGATTATTACGAATATGCAGTCACCGCCCTGAAAATCGGCATCGACGATTATGTGCTAAAACCCGTTTCCAAAACCGACGTTTACGAAGTCCTGCGGAAATTAGTGGAGAAGCTCCAAAATGAGCAACAGCTATTGGAGCTGCAGCAGCTTGTCAATGAGTATAAAACGACACAGCAACTGCCGGAAGAATCGGGGTACAAGCCTGCGATCACCTAA
- a CDS encoding FusB/FusC family EF-G-binding protein, with translation MCKPFIRNHDYNFINKQAGYLLHALRTVGDPKIVASVRSEAQAKVAELFAELTDEQSAMLSSISDLQSAEDLQKYLQALERYRDEFPSPTAKEIQNLYPKSKKLKLPDFAQLEYRKVSYLSWTDISSNRMYIVYPSGGGKFIGLEGRYAECKKKSYCFVCNRLEEVVLFSANAKKKPVNASPDYYKTIGNYVCAHGHTCNKNITDVASLERFIASVVG, from the coding sequence ATGTGTAAACCATTTATTAGAAATCATGACTATAATTTTATAAACAAGCAAGCAGGCTACTTGCTGCATGCACTCCGAACGGTTGGGGATCCGAAGATCGTCGCATCGGTTAGATCTGAAGCGCAAGCCAAGGTGGCGGAGTTATTCGCGGAATTGACAGATGAACAGAGTGCGATGCTATCATCTATTTCGGACCTGCAGTCAGCCGAGGATCTTCAGAAGTATTTGCAGGCACTCGAGCGTTATCGGGATGAGTTTCCTTCGCCTACGGCCAAGGAGATCCAAAATCTCTATCCAAAATCCAAGAAGCTGAAGTTACCCGATTTTGCGCAGCTCGAATACCGCAAGGTTTCCTATTTGAGCTGGACTGATATTTCGAGTAATCGGATGTATATCGTGTACCCTTCGGGCGGCGGGAAATTCATCGGCTTGGAAGGCCGTTATGCGGAATGCAAGAAGAAGAGCTACTGCTTTGTCTGCAACCGGTTGGAGGAAGTAGTGCTGTTCTCGGCGAATGCCAAGAAGAAACCCGTGAATGCCTCACCCGATTATTACAAGACGATAGGCAACTATGTTTGCGCGCACGGTCATACGTGCAACAAGAACATCACGGATGTTGCTTCATTAGAGAGGTTTATTGCATCCGTTGTCGGATGA
- a CDS encoding TetR/AcrR family transcriptional regulator produces MRRKHTTTEMMKGYIAESLLILMRTRSFEEIKINEITAKAGVNRSTYYRNFQSKNEIVIFYFKKILYEFLEVYSEESISLENYLHKMFTHFYNYKKELLLICKQGLSNLLLESLHEMFSNAARSSSLTFEEKCKKYYHTGGIYNTLLLWFDDDMSTTPERMSEITISILPKGFVQ; encoded by the coding sequence TTGAGAAGAAAACACACAACAACAGAGATGATGAAAGGATACATAGCTGAAAGTTTATTAATTCTAATGAGAACAAGATCATTTGAGGAAATCAAAATAAATGAAATCACTGCAAAAGCTGGAGTCAATCGTTCAACTTACTATAGAAACTTTCAATCGAAGAATGAAATTGTTATTTTTTACTTTAAGAAAATATTGTATGAGTTTCTTGAAGTCTATAGTGAGGAGAGTATTTCACTCGAGAATTACCTCCATAAAATGTTTACTCACTTCTATAACTACAAGAAAGAATTATTACTTATTTGCAAGCAGGGATTAAGCAATTTGCTTCTAGAGTCACTTCATGAAATGTTTAGTAATGCCGCGAGAAGTAGTTCACTAACCTTTGAAGAAAAGTGCAAGAAATATTATCATACCGGAGGTATCTACAACACCTTGTTGCTTTGGTTCGATGATGATATGTCAACAACCCCTGAACGAATGAGTGAAATCACCATTTCAATTTTGCCAAAAGGTTTTGTCCAATAG
- a CDS encoding helix-turn-helix transcriptional regulator encodes MEDSVANPDFSLAILASQIGFSSGYMSVLFKRLFNVSFQDYLLGMRLERSKLQLLTSDLKIYEISTSLGFDNPNYFSAAFKKKYGLSPLQYRERIKHP; translated from the coding sequence ATCGAAGACAGCGTTGCCAATCCGGATTTCTCTCTCGCTATTTTGGCGAGTCAGATCGGGTTTAGTTCAGGTTATATGAGTGTGCTGTTCAAGCGATTATTTAATGTGTCCTTTCAGGATTATTTGTTGGGCATGCGCTTAGAACGTTCCAAGCTTCAGTTACTCACATCCGATTTGAAAATATACGAGATCTCCACGTCCCTCGGCTTCGACAACCCGAATTATTTTAGCGCGGCTTTCAAGAAGAAGTATGGTCTCTCGCCTCTTCAATACCGGGAAAGGATCAAACATCCATGA